ATCGCCAATGAAGCCAACGGCATGGGTCTTTCCCGGTCAAGGCTCGCAGGAAAGCGGCATGGAGGCCGATCTGGGCGAGGTGCCAGCCGCCCAAGACCGGTTCAAGACGGCCGAGCGCGTGCTGGGCTGGTCGGTTCCGGCTGTTTGCGGCGGCGATCGCCAGCAGCTGAGCCAAACGCGCTACACTCAACCTTGCCTCTACACCATCGAGTGCGTCCTGGTGGATCGCCTGTGCGAGCGCGTGCCCTCGCCGGCGCTGGTTGCCGGCCACAGTCTGGGCGAGTACGTCGCCCTCTACGCGGCCGGGGCCTTGGATTTTGAGACTGGGTTGCGGTTGGTGGCCCAGCGAGCGGCCTTAATGGATGCCGCCCAGGGCGGCAAGATGGTGGCATTGATGAAGTTCGAGCGCGAGCAGCTGGAGGCGCAGCTGGCGGCAACCCCGGACGCGGTGCTGGCCAACGACAACAGCCCCGCCCAGGCTGTTATCTCGGGCAAGCCCGAGGCCGTTGATGCCGTCGTCGAGCGAGTCGGCGCCAAGCGAGCCATCCCGCTCGAGGTCTCGGGGGCCTTCCACTCGCCGCTGATGGCCGAGGCGGCCCGCTCCTTCGCGCAGGTGCTGGATGCGGTGACGCTGGCCGATGCCCGGATGCCGGTGCTGCCCAACGCCGACCCGCGGCCCATTACCGATGGAACAACCCTCAAAGCCTGCCTGAGACAGCAAATGACCGCCCCCGTGCGCTGGCGCGAAACAGTCCTGCAACTGCGCGATTCGGGCATCGAGCGCGTGATCGAGGTGGGGCCGGGCAAGGTCCTGCAGGGCCTGATCGGCAAAACCTGCGCCCCGATCGCCGCCACCGGCGCCAGCAGCGCCGTCCAAATCGATGCCCTCGCGGCTGCTGCCTGATGGAACCCACGGTCTCGAGCTACGCGCTGCCCCAGCTGGCTTCCGGCGATCGCCCCACGCTGCAGTTATACCGCTTTAGCGGGGCGCGCACCGGGCCGGTGGCCTACCTACAGTCCAATCTGCACGGGGCCGAGATTGTCGGCAATGCCGTCATCCACGAGCTGATCGCGTGGTTGCGCGGCCTCGAGCCCACCCAGCTTGCGGGCGAGATCCGGCTGCTACCGGCTTGCAACCCGGCTGGGACCAACCAGCGCGGCCACTTTTTTGCCACCGGGCGCTACAATCCTTACGACGGTCGGGATTGGAACCGCATTTTTTGGGACTACACCCAAGACGATCCCGATCTGGGGGCATTCGCCCGCCAGCGCCTGGGGTGGGCGCGCGAGGCGATCACGCGCGACTACGACCGCACTCTCCAAGATGCCTTCGAGGCGCAGGCGCAGCGCGCCCAGCGCGCCAGCAGCTTGCCCTACAGCGACCAGTACCGCAACCTGCTGCAATCGCTGTGCCTGGATGCGAACTACGCCATCGATATCCACAGCTCCAGCAACCGGGCCGTGGGATTTCTCTACGGCTTTAGCGGCCGCGAGGCGAGCGCCGGCGCCTTTGGGTTGGAGCTGGGCGTCTTGCTGGCCGAGGCCGACTGCGATGGGGTGTCTTTTGATGAAGCCTTCATCAAACCCTGGCTGGCACTGGAAAACGCCCTGGCTCAGGCCGGGCAACCTACTCAGTTCGAGCGCGAATCCTGGACCCTGGAGCTAGGGGCCGGCATGCAAATGCAGCCCCAGTTCGTGCGCCAAGGCACCAGCGGCATCCAGCACTATTTGGCCCAACAGAGCATGGTTGCCCCCGAGGCCGTCCCCGCCAGCCAGAGGGCGCCCTGTCCCCTGGACTGGGTCAGCAAGGACCAAATCCATAAGTACTACGCCCCCGGCGGCGGCATGGTGCAGCCAGCGTGCCAGCTGGGGGCGCGCGTCGCACGCGGCGAGCGGCTCTACTGGCTGCTGCAGCTGGACAAAACCGGCGGATTGCCGGCCGCTCAGGCAGTGACGGCCGAGGCTGACGGCCTGGTGTTCGATGTGGCCACCAACCATGCCGTCAACCAGGGCGAGTACGTGCTGACCGTGTTGGAGTCGGCCCCGTAGTTGCATCCCATGGCAGCTGAGGATCCCCCCACAGCGCTCGAGCGCGCCGGCGACGCCATTCCGGTTGCGCCCGAAGGGTTCCGCTCGGGCTTTGTAGGCATTGTTGGCCGGCCCAATGTAGGCAAATCCACGCTCATAAACCGGTTGGTGGGCCAACAGGTCGCAATCACGTCTTCAGTAGCCCAAACCACGCGCAACTGCCTGCAGGGTATTGCAACCGGCGAGCAGGCCCAGCTCATCTTTGTGGATACCCCCGGCATCCACAAGCCCCACCACGAACTGGCGCGGGTCCTGGTAGCCAACGCGCGCAACGCCATCGATGCGGTGGATGCGGTGCTGTTTGTGGTAGATGCCTCGGTCCCGCTAGGAGGCGGCGATCGCTTCGTTGCCCGCCTACTGGCTGCCAGCCCGCTCCCGGTGGTGCTGGCACTCAACAAGCGCGACCGGCAACCCCCCGACTGCCAGCCCTTGGACGCTGGCTATACCGAGCTGGCCCAGGCCAACGGCTGGTCTTGCTGCAAAGTCTCGGCCGCGACGGGGGCGGGCCTGGAGGCGCTGCAGCAGCAGTTGGTGGCCCAGCTACCGGTGGGACCGTACTACTACCCGCCGGACGCGGTTACTGATCGACCCGAGCGTTTCATCATGGCCGAGGCCATTCGCGAGCAAGTGCTGTACCAGACGCGCAACGAGATCCCGCACTCGGTGGCCATTACCATCGACCGCATCGAGGAAGCCCCCGAGCAAACCGCGATTTGGGCCACCATCTGCGTGGAGCGCAAATCGCAAAAAGGCATCCTCATCGGCAAGCACGGCAGCGTGCTCAAGGCCATCGGCACGGCCGCGCGCGAGCGCATCCAGGCGATTGTGGCGGGCAAGGTTCATCTGGAGCTGTTCGTCCGCGTGCAGCCCAAGTGGCGCCAGTCGCGGCGGCAGCTGGCAGAGCTGGGGTACGAGCTTGAGGCTTGAGCGAGCCGCATTTGCTATAACGGAGTGCCTCAAATGCGACCACTGGATGATGGCTCGGGCAATGCAGGCACTACGGCGATCGGGCTGCTTGCTGGCCGGGTTGGGGATCGCCGCGATCGCGCCGGCGGCCCCAGCGCGGGCGCTGCAAGTGGGCATCATCCAGCAGTTCGGCCGCTCCGAGCTCGAGCGCCTGACGCTGCGCGCACCGGCCGGCGAGACGCTAACGGCCTCGTTCCCACAGCGTGCAGAGCCGACACCGCTGCAAGCCCGCAAGCTCGAGCTGAAAGTGCGCTGGCAGCGGTTGCGACTGCCGCAGATTCGCGAGCGCGTCGTTTTAGGCGAGCGCGCCACGTTCGAATCGGCCGAACGGCTGGCGCGGCAGTGGCAGCAGCGCGGCGTCGAGACCGCCATCACCCAACCTGACCGCTGGCAGGTCTGGGCCAAGCCCCAAACCTACGGTTCGCTACTGTCGCGGCGCTGGTTGCTGCACGGCCTCCGGCAGCAAGGCTACGAGGCCCCCTCGTTGCAAACGCGCCTCATCCAGCGCGTCCCGGCCGTGGCCCTCCTGACCGGGCAAGGGCAAAAGCGCTTGGTGGGCCGCTCGCCGGATGGCGGGCATGCCAATCCCGTCCTGGTCCGGATTGCCAGCTCCGGCGATCGCATCCGCGTTGAGCCCCAAGGCGCCGATTGCCCGGCGCGTCCCTATCCGGGCGAGCTCAAGCTGCAGCGGGATTCCTACGGCAGCTATACCCTGGTCAACGCCGTCCCGCTGGCGGCGTACTTGCGCGGCGTCGTCCCTTATGAAATCGGCGCCGATGCGCCCCAGGCTGCCCTTGAGGCCCAAGCCATCATCGCGCGCACCTACGCCCTGCGCAACCGGCGGCGCTTTGCCGCCGACGGCTACCAGCTCTGTGCCGATGTCCACTGCCAGGTCTATCGCGGGCTCGCGCGCACTAACCCGCGCATCGATCGCGCCATTGCCGCCACCGAGCGGCAGGTACTGACCCATGGCAACGAGCTCATCGACGCCCTCTACTCGGCCACCACCGGCGGCGTCACGGCCGAGTTCGATGACATTTGGAACGGCCGCAACCGCCCTTACCTGGAGCCCATCGTCGATGCCACCCAACCGGTCTGGGATCTCGAGCAGCGCCCGCTGGCAGACAAGCAGGCCCTGCGCCAGTTCCTCGCTCGCGAGCGCGGCTTCAACGAAAGCGGCGACAGCACCTTCCGCTGGCGCCGAGAGCGCTCGCTCGAGGCGCTCGCCGACGACCTGCGCGCTTACCTCAAGGCCAGCTATCGCCAGGGGCCGGATTTCGAGCAGCTGCAGGCACTCGAGGTAACTGAACGTGCCCGCTCGGGGCGCGTGCTGGAGCTAGTCGCGCGCACCGACGCTGGCCCAATCGTGCTCACCAAAACCGAGATCCGCAGCGCGCTAAAGCCACCGCGCAGCACGCTGTTTTACCTAGAACCGCTGTATGCAAGCGAGGCGCAACAGAGGCTGACCGGGTATGCCTTTGTGGGGGGTGGCTTCGGCCACGGCGTTGGCCTGAGCCAGACGGGCGCGCAGACGCTAGCGCGGCAGGGATGGTCCGCCGAGCGGATCCTGGCGTTTTATTACCGGCAAACCGAGTTGCGCCGCCTGGGTGGTTCCGTGGCGCTCGAGCGGCGCCAGTCGGCTGCTACGCGGCAGTAGCCGTGCCGCGGTACTGCATTACCGCCACCGGCAGCCGCAGGACGGTGCGGGCTAGGGCAGCCGGGGCAAACTTGCGGCGCAGCGATCGCGGCAGGTCCCGCCAAGCCACGGCCTCAAAGCCCAAACGCCCAAAAAACT
The window above is part of the Cyanobacteria bacterium QS_8_64_29 genome. Proteins encoded here:
- the fabD gene encoding [acyl-carrier-protein] S-malonyltransferase, which translates into the protein MKPTAWVFPGQGSQESGMEADLGEVPAAQDRFKTAERVLGWSVPAVCGGDRQQLSQTRYTQPCLYTIECVLVDRLCERVPSPALVAGHSLGEYVALYAAGALDFETGLRLVAQRAALMDAAQGGKMVALMKFEREQLEAQLAATPDAVLANDNSPAQAVISGKPEAVDAVVERVGAKRAIPLEVSGAFHSPLMAEAARSFAQVLDAVTLADARMPVLPNADPRPITDGTTLKACLRQQMTAPVRWRETVLQLRDSGIERVIEVGPGKVLQGLIGKTCAPIAATGASSAVQIDALAAAA
- a CDS encoding amidase, whose product is MQALRRSGCLLAGLGIAAIAPAAPARALQVGIIQQFGRSELERLTLRAPAGETLTASFPQRAEPTPLQARKLELKVRWQRLRLPQIRERVVLGERATFESAERLARQWQQRGVETAITQPDRWQVWAKPQTYGSLLSRRWLLHGLRQQGYEAPSLQTRLIQRVPAVALLTGQGQKRLVGRSPDGGHANPVLVRIASSGDRIRVEPQGADCPARPYPGELKLQRDSYGSYTLVNAVPLAAYLRGVVPYEIGADAPQAALEAQAIIARTYALRNRRRFAADGYQLCADVHCQVYRGLARTNPRIDRAIAATERQVLTHGNELIDALYSATTGGVTAEFDDIWNGRNRPYLEPIVDATQPVWDLEQRPLADKQALRQFLARERGFNESGDSTFRWRRERSLEALADDLRAYLKASYRQGPDFEQLQALEVTERARSGRVLELVARTDAGPIVLTKTEIRSALKPPRSTLFYLEPLYASEAQQRLTGYAFVGGGFGHGVGLSQTGAQTLARQGWSAERILAFYYRQTELRRLGGSVALERRQSAATRQ
- a CDS encoding succinylglutamate desuccinylase, whose product is MEPTVSSYALPQLASGDRPTLQLYRFSGARTGPVAYLQSNLHGAEIVGNAVIHELIAWLRGLEPTQLAGEIRLLPACNPAGTNQRGHFFATGRYNPYDGRDWNRIFWDYTQDDPDLGAFARQRLGWAREAITRDYDRTLQDAFEAQAQRAQRASSLPYSDQYRNLLQSLCLDANYAIDIHSSSNRAVGFLYGFSGREASAGAFGLELGVLLAEADCDGVSFDEAFIKPWLALENALAQAGQPTQFERESWTLELGAGMQMQPQFVRQGTSGIQHYLAQQSMVAPEAVPASQRAPCPLDWVSKDQIHKYYAPGGGMVQPACQLGARVARGERLYWLLQLDKTGGLPAAQAVTAEADGLVFDVATNHAVNQGEYVLTVLESAP
- a CDS encoding GTPase Era — encoded protein: MAAEDPPTALERAGDAIPVAPEGFRSGFVGIVGRPNVGKSTLINRLVGQQVAITSSVAQTTRNCLQGIATGEQAQLIFVDTPGIHKPHHELARVLVANARNAIDAVDAVLFVVDASVPLGGGDRFVARLLAASPLPVVLALNKRDRQPPDCQPLDAGYTELAQANGWSCCKVSAATGAGLEALQQQLVAQLPVGPYYYPPDAVTDRPERFIMAEAIREQVLYQTRNEIPHSVAITIDRIEEAPEQTAIWATICVERKSQKGILIGKHGSVLKAIGTAARERIQAIVAGKVHLELFVRVQPKWRQSRRQLAELGYELEA